A single region of the Sphingomonas sp. LY29 genome encodes:
- a CDS encoding flavodoxin family protein: protein MSLSAVAINATLKASDGESSSTDAMIDLISSYLKKSDVTVKETIRLADHDIKPGVTSDEGDGDAWPGIREKILAADILIFGTPIWMGQPSSIAKRVMERMDAFLSETDDAGRTPAYGKVMLFAIVGNEDGAHFSTAAMGQALNDVGWTIPPASACYWVGEAMNKKDFKDLKEVPKVTRETAQMAAANAVHLSTLLKKDRFPGMAD from the coding sequence ATGTCGTTATCTGCCGTCGCTATCAATGCCACCCTCAAAGCCAGCGATGGCGAGTCGAGTTCGACCGACGCGATGATCGACCTGATCTCCTCCTATCTCAAGAAATCCGACGTGACGGTCAAAGAGACGATTCGGCTCGCCGACCATGACATTAAGCCGGGCGTGACGTCGGACGAGGGCGATGGCGATGCCTGGCCGGGCATTCGCGAGAAGATCCTCGCCGCGGACATCCTCATTTTTGGAACGCCCATCTGGATGGGGCAGCCGTCGAGCATCGCAAAGCGCGTCATGGAGCGGATGGACGCTTTCTTAAGCGAAACCGACGACGCGGGCCGGACTCCCGCCTACGGCAAGGTCATGCTGTTCGCGATCGTCGGGAATGAGGACGGTGCCCACTTCTCGACTGCGGCGATGGGCCAAGCACTGAATGACGTCGGCTGGACGATCCCCCCGGCCTCGGCCTGCTACTGGGTCGGCGAGGCGATGAATAAGAAGGACTTCAAGGACTTGAAGGAAGTCCCGAAGGTCACGCGCGAAACCGCGCAGATGGCGGCGGCGAATGCCGTGCACCTGTCGACCCTGCTGAAAAAGGATCGCTTTCCGGGCATGGCCGACTGA
- a CDS encoding phosphopantetheine-binding protein: protein MDQGKFTAAPSDASDVDVTLRALLADTLGLSESRIASFDGETELFGALPEFDSMAVAHLLTGIEERLAVVIDDDDVEAEDFASYGRLLAFAERLALR from the coding sequence ATGGATCAGGGGAAATTCACCGCCGCGCCCAGTGACGCAAGCGACGTCGACGTTACGCTCCGCGCGCTTCTTGCCGATACACTCGGACTCAGCGAGTCCCGCATCGCCTCGTTCGATGGCGAAACCGAATTGTTCGGGGCGCTTCCCGAATTCGACTCGATGGCGGTCGCGCACCTGCTCACCGGGATCGAGGAGCGGCTCGCGGTCGTCATCGACGACGACGACGTCGAGGCCGAGGACTTTGCGTCGTACGGTCGTCTTCTCGCCTTCGCCGAACGACTGGCGCTGCGCTAA
- a CDS encoding AMP-binding protein, which yields MTSPDPTPFPLDHLTQRGRADSPALTVGDVTLTYAELEDAVGRNAAHLLALGLSPGDRIASWMGKTMLACVLPLAAARAGLIHVPINPVLRRAQAAHILADSGARLLVANAARLGTLTDGDLGQARGVALEAWLALGPALPPSDHDPDDLAALLYTSGSTGRPKGVMLTHANLWLGAISVAHYLGLTPQDRVLAVLPLAFDYGQNQLLSAWAAGADVIAFDYLLPRDVVRAVGRHDVTVLAGVPPLWRQLADLDWEEAGGSLGTLTNSGGHLPEPLVRRLRSLFPTARLHLMYGLTEAFRSSSLDPALVDTNPDSVGTAIPFATLHVRRPDGSEAAPDEEGELVHSGPLVAAGYWNDPNRTAERFRDGELWSGDRVVKGADGLLRIRGRDDAMIKVSGNRISPTEIEEAALASGATGEAVAFGVPDEQLGHSITLVVVGSNEAEYKLRDYFRREMPAHMMPKRIMWVDTLPLGATGKIDRASLLASLA from the coding sequence GTGACCAGTCCCGATCCAACGCCTTTTCCGCTCGATCATCTCACGCAACGGGGGAGGGCAGACTCGCCCGCGCTGACGGTCGGCGACGTGACGCTGACCTATGCCGAGCTGGAGGATGCGGTTGGGCGAAATGCCGCCCACCTGCTCGCCTTGGGTCTCTCGCCCGGGGATCGGATCGCCAGCTGGATGGGCAAGACGATGCTTGCTTGCGTGCTGCCGCTGGCGGCGGCTCGCGCCGGCCTGATCCATGTGCCGATCAACCCGGTCCTTCGTCGTGCGCAGGCTGCTCATATCCTTGCCGATAGCGGGGCCCGGTTGCTGGTCGCCAACGCGGCGCGTCTCGGCACGCTGACCGACGGCGACCTCGGTCAGGCGAGGGGCGTTGCGCTCGAGGCGTGGCTGGCGCTTGGACCCGCATTGCCACCGTCCGACCATGATCCGGACGACCTCGCGGCGCTGCTCTACACCAGTGGATCGACGGGACGCCCCAAGGGCGTGATGCTCACCCATGCGAATCTGTGGTTGGGTGCGATCAGTGTTGCTCATTATCTCGGCCTGACTCCTCAAGACCGGGTGCTGGCCGTACTCCCGCTCGCCTTTGACTATGGTCAGAACCAGCTTCTGTCCGCCTGGGCTGCGGGTGCCGATGTCATCGCGTTCGACTACCTTTTGCCGCGCGACGTGGTGCGAGCAGTGGGGCGTCATGACGTCACGGTGCTGGCCGGCGTCCCTCCGCTGTGGCGGCAGTTGGCCGACCTGGATTGGGAGGAAGCGGGCGGCTCCCTCGGAACCCTGACCAACAGTGGTGGGCATTTGCCCGAGCCGCTGGTCAGACGGCTTCGATCGCTGTTTCCGACGGCGAGACTGCACCTGATGTATGGACTGACGGAAGCGTTCCGCTCGTCGAGCCTCGACCCTGCTCTGGTCGACACGAATCCCGACAGTGTCGGCACCGCCATCCCCTTTGCCACGCTTCATGTTCGACGTCCGGACGGAAGCGAGGCGGCGCCGGATGAGGAGGGGGAGCTCGTCCATTCGGGACCGCTCGTCGCCGCAGGTTATTGGAACGACCCCAATCGGACCGCCGAGCGTTTTCGCGACGGCGAATTATGGTCGGGCGACCGGGTCGTGAAGGGCGCGGACGGATTGCTCCGCATCCGCGGCCGCGACGATGCGATGATCAAGGTCAGCGGCAATCGAATCAGTCCGACGGAGATCGAGGAAGCCGCGCTTGCAAGCGGCGCGACCGGCGAAGCGGTCGCTTTCGGTGTGCCCGATGAACAACTCGGCCATTCGATCACGCTGGTTGTCGTCGGATCGAACGAGGCGGAATACAAGTTACGCGACTATTTCAGGCGAGAGATGCCCGCGCACATGATGCCCAAGCGGATCATGTGGGTTGATACGCTTCCATTGGGCGCGACCGGTAAAATCGATCGCGCCAGCCTGCTGGCTTCGCTCGCATGA
- the trxB gene encoding thioredoxin-disulfide reductase yields the protein MTNIVSTRLLVLGSGPAGLTAAIYAARAGLSPVVVQGIQPGGQLTTTTDVENYPGFRDVIQGPWLMEEMQAQAEHVGTRMIWDHINEVDFSRRPFVLKGDSGEYHADTLVIATGAQAKWLGLPSEEHMKGRGASACATCDGFFYRGKKVAVIGGGNTAVEEALYMTNHSHDVTLIHRRDSLRAEKILQDRLFAHPGITMMWDSEVAEFVGGGEPEALVGLDVRNVKTGEITRLDVDGAFVAIGHKPATELFAGKLELDEDGYLAVETGSTRTSIPGVFACGDVMDKIYRQAVTAAGTGCMAALDAERFLAEQEFKQLEAAE from the coding sequence ATGACCAACATTGTTTCGACCCGCCTGCTTGTCCTGGGCTCCGGCCCGGCCGGCCTGACCGCCGCCATCTATGCTGCGCGCGCGGGCCTTTCGCCCGTCGTGGTCCAGGGAATCCAGCCGGGCGGCCAGTTGACCACGACGACCGACGTCGAGAATTATCCTGGCTTCCGTGATGTGATCCAGGGCCCATGGCTGATGGAAGAAATGCAGGCGCAGGCCGAGCATGTTGGTACCCGCATGATCTGGGACCATATCAACGAGGTCGATTTTTCGCGTCGCCCCTTCGTCCTCAAAGGCGACAGCGGCGAATATCATGCCGACACGCTGGTAATCGCCACGGGCGCGCAGGCGAAGTGGCTCGGGCTGCCCTCGGAAGAGCATATGAAGGGCCGCGGCGCCTCGGCCTGCGCGACGTGCGACGGTTTCTTCTATCGCGGCAAGAAGGTGGCGGTGATTGGCGGCGGCAATACCGCGGTCGAAGAAGCGCTCTACATGACCAATCACAGCCACGACGTGACGCTGATCCACCGCCGCGATTCGCTTCGGGCGGAAAAGATTCTGCAAGATCGCCTGTTCGCGCATCCTGGCATCACCATGATGTGGGACAGCGAAGTCGCGGAGTTCGTCGGCGGCGGCGAACCTGAAGCACTGGTCGGGCTCGATGTCCGCAACGTGAAGACGGGGGAGATCACGCGCCTGGATGTCGATGGCGCCTTCGTGGCGATCGGCCACAAGCCCGCCACCGAACTATTCGCCGGTAAGCTCGAGTTGGACGAAGACGGCTACCTCGCGGTCGAGACAGGAAGCACCCGCACCTCGATCCCTGGCGTGTTCGCTTGCGGGGACGTGATGGACAAGATCTACCGCCAGGCGGTGACCGCGGCGGGAACCGGTTGCATGGCCGCGCTCGACGCCGAGCGTTTCCTGGCCGAGCAGGAATTCAAGCAGCTCGAAGCCGCCGAATAA
- a CDS encoding CTP synthase — MARYIFITGGVVSSLGKGLLAASLGALLQARGFSVRIRKFDPYLNVDPGTMSPYQHGEVFVTDDGAETDLDLGHYERYTGVSAHQSDNITSGRIYRDIIARERRGDYLGATVQVIPHVTNAIKEFALADVAGLDFVICEIGGTVGDIESLPFVEAIRQLKNDLGRGQSVFVHTTLVPYLAAAGELKTKPTQHSVREMTSYGIQPDVLLCRAERPIPEAERAKIALFCNVPTSAVIQALDARSIYDVPLQYHAEGLDDEVLRVFGIEDAPDPELTRWQDIMDRVDHPEGEVTIGVVGKYVGLQDAYKSLREALVHGGLANRVKVNIRWLDAELFERDGADLAAELEPLHGVLVPGGFGERGSEGKIAAVKFARERKVPFFGICLGMQMACIEGARNTAGISEASTTEFGHTPEPVVGLITEWMSEEGLQKRSADTDLGGTMRLGAYPAKLKGNSHVATIYGATEISERHRHRYEVNSHYRESLEQGGLVFSGLSPDGELPEIVERPDHPWFIGVQFHPELKSRPFEPHPLFAGFVGAALKQSRLV, encoded by the coding sequence ATGGCGCGGTATATTTTCATCACCGGCGGCGTGGTCTCTTCGCTTGGCAAAGGCCTGCTGGCCGCTTCGCTCGGGGCACTCCTCCAGGCTCGTGGCTTTTCGGTCCGGATTCGCAAGTTCGATCCTTATCTGAACGTCGATCCGGGGACGATGTCCCCTTATCAGCACGGCGAAGTCTTCGTGACCGACGACGGCGCGGAGACCGACCTCGATCTGGGTCACTACGAACGTTACACCGGCGTCTCGGCTCACCAGTCGGACAACATCACGTCGGGCCGCATCTACCGCGACATCATCGCACGTGAACGCCGCGGCGACTATCTCGGCGCGACCGTACAGGTCATCCCGCACGTCACCAACGCCATAAAGGAATTCGCGCTCGCCGACGTCGCCGGCCTCGACTTCGTCATCTGCGAAATCGGCGGGACGGTCGGCGATATCGAGAGTCTTCCCTTCGTCGAAGCGATTCGCCAGCTGAAGAACGACCTTGGCCGCGGCCAGTCAGTCTTTGTCCACACGACGCTGGTTCCCTATCTCGCCGCCGCCGGCGAGCTGAAGACCAAGCCGACCCAGCACAGCGTGCGCGAGATGACGAGCTACGGCATCCAGCCCGATGTCCTCCTGTGCCGCGCCGAACGACCGATCCCGGAGGCCGAGCGCGCCAAGATCGCCTTGTTTTGCAACGTCCCCACGTCGGCGGTCATCCAGGCCCTCGACGCCCGCTCGATCTACGACGTTCCGCTGCAGTATCATGCCGAGGGACTCGACGACGAGGTTCTACGAGTCTTCGGGATCGAGGATGCTCCCGATCCCGAGCTGACGCGCTGGCAGGACATCATGGACCGTGTCGACCATCCCGAAGGGGAGGTGACGATCGGCGTCGTCGGCAAATATGTCGGACTTCAGGACGCCTACAAGTCGCTACGCGAAGCGCTCGTCCACGGCGGCCTCGCCAACCGGGTCAAGGTCAACATACGCTGGCTCGACGCCGAGCTGTTCGAACGCGACGGCGCCGACCTCGCGGCCGAACTGGAGCCGCTCCACGGTGTTCTGGTTCCGGGCGGGTTCGGAGAGCGCGGCAGCGAGGGCAAGATCGCGGCCGTCAAGTTCGCGCGAGAACGCAAGGTGCCATTCTTCGGCATCTGCCTCGGCATGCAGATGGCGTGCATCGAAGGTGCGCGGAACACCGCAGGCATCTCGGAAGCGTCGACCACCGAATTCGGCCATACGCCCGAGCCCGTCGTGGGCCTCATTACCGAGTGGATGAGCGAAGAGGGCTTGCAAAAGCGATCCGCCGACACCGACCTTGGCGGAACGATGCGCCTTGGCGCCTATCCGGCCAAGCTGAAGGGCAACAGTCACGTCGCCACTATCTACGGTGCGACCGAGATTAGCGAGCGTCACCGTCACCGCTACGAGGTCAACTCGCACTACCGCGAGTCGCTCGAGCAAGGTGGTCTCGTCTTCTCTGGCCTGTCGCCCGACGGCGAGTTGCCGGAAATCGTCGAGCGGCCTGACCATCCGTGGTTTATTGGCGTCCAGTTCCATCCCGAACTGAAAAGCCGGCCTTTCGAACCACATCCGCTGTTCGCCGGTTTCGTCGGCGCCGCGCTCAAGCAATCGCGTCTGGTCTAG